The window GTTTGGATTGATTGACAAGAAAATGAATAGTAGATGGGGCAAAAAAACTTTCATTCAATTCAACAAATCCTTCCTCTTGAAGTACCTTCATGGCATTATAAGTCATCAAAACATCTAATTGATAGGTAGAGCAAAAGTCAGTTAGGTCAAAATCATAACTCACAAACAAGCTGCTCCCTACAGCAATCCTATATTGGTTGGCTAGTGACTGATAAACTTTTTTAAGATAATCGATCGGTGGATAAGCCAATTCCGCTCGCTCTGTAAGCTTTTGAATATCCTGTTCGTTAGTCAACAAAACCCCATAAGCCTTCAATTCATCTCGTCCTGCACGACCCGCTTCTTGATAATAATTCTCTAGATTTTCCGGCAAATCCAAATGAATCACCACCCTTACGTCGGGCTTATCAATTCCCATCCCAAAGGCATTGGTTGCAACCATCACACGAATTTTGTTTGCTTTCCACTCTTGCTGTCTGAGTTCACGGGTTGCACTATCCAAGCCAGCATGATAAAAAGTAGCTGAAACTCCCAGTTGATAAAGCTCCTTAGCAATATCCTTAGTGCCTTTTCTATTTCTTGAGTAAATAATTGCTGAACCAGGAATTCTTTGAAGTATTTGTATTGCTTTTTCGATCTTATTTTCAACCAATCGAACCGAATAACTAAGATTTTTCCTAGAAAAAGATCTTACAAAAACATTTGGGTCTTTGAGTTCCAATTTTGAAATAATATCCTCTTTGACTTTCAATGTAGCTGAGGCAGTCAAAGCCATACAAGGGACATTTGGATGGAATTCTCTGATTTTCGCAATCTCCAAATAAGGCGGTCGAAAATCATATCCCCATTGTGAAATACAGTGCGCTTCATCAACAGCAATCAAATTTACATTCATCCGTTTGAAGCGCTCTATGAACAGATCTGTTTTTAACCTTTCGGGAGAAACATAAAGAAATTTATAATTTCCGTAAACACAATTATCCAAAATCGTGTCGATTTCACGCTTTTGCATTCCAGAATAAACTGCTGCAGCAAGCACTCCCCTTTTTCGAAGATTGTCCACTTGATCTTTCATCAAAGCCACAAGCGGACTGACTACAAGGCAAATTCCTTCCTGTGCTAATGCGGGAACTTGGAAGCAAAT is drawn from Belliella baltica DSM 15883 and contains these coding sequences:
- a CDS encoding RecQ family ATP-dependent DNA helicase, which encodes MKTQAIQILQKFFGYADFRPSQLEIVLSAMEGKDCVALLPTGGGKSICFQVPALAQEGICLVVSPLVALMKDQVDNLRKRGVLAAAVYSGMQKREIDTILDNCVYGNYKFLYVSPERLKTDLFIERFKRMNVNLIAVDEAHCISQWGYDFRPPYLEIAKIREFHPNVPCMALTASATLKVKEDIISKLELKDPNVFVRSFSRKNLSYSVRLVENKIEKAIQILQRIPGSAIIYSRNRKGTKDIAKELYQLGVSATFYHAGLDSATRELRQQEWKANKIRVMVATNAFGMGIDKPDVRVVIHLDLPENLENYYQEAGRAGRDELKAYGVLLTNEQDIQKLTERAELAYPPIDYLKKVYQSLANQYRIAVGSSLFVSYDFDLTDFCSTYQLDVLMTYNAMKVLQEEGFVELNESFFAPSTIHFLVNQSKLYEFQIANARLDPLIKALLRTYGGELFMEYIKIQEPKLAKSLNLPEGELVKQLELLDQFGVLAYHKRKEKPQVTFLTPRHDAGKLPLNAKRITERRDNSISKAASMVTYIQNAVLCRANQISQYFGEESDDYCGICDVCVERKKKADNKVKQLKSKILQTLSEGKTFSLQSLPIDAGISDDQQTLDVLRGMEDEGQIVSEPDGTYKLNN